The DNA segment TGCTGGTTGCCGCCGGACAGGGTGCGCACATGCTGGCCGAGCCCGGCCATCCGTACGCCGAGCTGCCCGGCGACCCGGGCCGCTGCGGCCTGCTGGCCCTTGATGTCGACCAGGCCCGCGCGGGTGGCGGAGCGCAGCGTGACCAGGCCGAGGTTCTCCTCGACCGAGGCGTCGAGCAGCAGGCCCTGGCCCTTGCGGTCCTCGGGGACCAGGCCGATCCCGGCGCCCATCGCCGCGTTCACGTCGTGCCGGGGCAGCCGTCTGCCGACGACGTCGACGGTGCCCGTGTCGTACGGGTCGGCCCCGAAGACCGCGCGGGCGACCTCGGTCCGGCCGGCCCCGACGAGCCCGGCGATGCCGACCACCTCACCGGCCCGCACCTCGAAGCTGATGTCGTGGAAGACGCCGTCCCGGCCCAGACCGCGTACGGAGAGCAGCGGCGCGCCCTCGGCCCCGGGGCCGTCCGCGGCGGCCGTACGCTCCCGGGGGTACTGCTGCTCGATGCTGCGGCCCACCATCAGCCGGACCAGTTCGTCCTCGGGGGTGCCGGCGGGCACCTGGTCGATGCTGCGGCCGTCACGGATCACCGTGACCCGGTCGCCGAGCGCGGCGATCTCTTCTAGGTGGTGCGTGATGAAGACGATGCCGACACCGTCCTCGCGCAGCGCGCGGACCAGGCCGAACAGCTTCTCCACCTCGCCGGAGGTGAGCACGGCGGTGGGCTCGTCCATGATCAGGACGCGTGCTTCCAGGCTCAGCGCCTTGGCGATCTCCACCATCTGGAGCCGGGCGATGCCCAGTTCACGGACCTTGGTCCGGGGCGCGACGTCGAGGCCGACCCGGGCCAGCAGCCCGGCGGCGTCCTGCTCCATCCTGGCCCGGTCGATCATCCCGAAGCGGCGCGGCTGGCGCCCGAGGAAGATGTTCTCGGCGACCGTCAGATCGGGCACCAGGTTGAACTCCTGGTAGATCGTGGCGATTCCGAGGCGCTCGGCGTCCTGTGCGCTGTGGATGCGGACCTCGCGGCCCTCGGCGAAGATCTTGCCGCTGTCGGGGCGGTAGGCACCCGAGAGCATCTTGATGAGAGTGCTCTTGCCCGCGCCGTTCTCGCCGAGCAGGACATGGACCTCGCCGCGGCGCAGGTCGAAGTCGACGCTGTCGAGCGCGACCACTCCGGGGAAGGTCTTGCGTATGCCTTCGATACGCAGCAACTCGTCGGGGACGTTCACCGGTCGCTCCTGTTCGGCGTGGGGGCGGGGGACGTGGGGGGCTGCGTACGGGGGGAGCCGGGCGCGGGGGGTGTACCGGCGGCGCCCGTGGCCACGGGCGGCTCGCCGCACGAGCGGCGTACCACCAGCTGCGCGGGGAGGATCGCGGAGTGCGGCTCCCGCCCCTCCAGCCGGTCGATCAGCGCGCGCACCGCGGCCCGGCCGAGTTCGCCGGTCGGCTGGGCGATGGCGGTGATCGGCGGGTCGGTGTGGACGAACCACGGGATGTCGTCGAAGGCGGCCAGCGCGATGTCCTGCGGGATGCGCAGGCCATGGGAGCGGATCGCGTCCATCGCGCCGAGCGCCATCAGATTGTCGGCGGCGAAGATCACGTCGGGGGGCTCGGCCAGCGCCAGCAGCCGGGCCGCCTCCCGGCGCCCGCTGGCGGCCTGGAAGTCGCCGTGCCCGATCCGGGCGTCCGGGAGCGGCAGGCCGTGTTCGCGCAGCGCCTCGCGGAAGGCGTCCACCCGCTCGCTGCCGGTGGTGGTCGTGGCCGGGCCCGCGATGATGGACAGTCGGCGGTGGCCCAGGGCGTACAGGTGGGCGACCAGGTCGCGGACGGCGCCGCGCCCGTCGGAGCGTACGACGGGGACGTCCACGCCCGGGATCCAGCGGTCCACGAAGACCATCGGCACACCGGCCCGGACCGCGTCGAGCATGAGCGGCGAACCGCCGTCGGTGGGGCTGACCAGCAGGCCGTCGATCCGGCGGTCGGTGAGGGTGCGGATGTGGTGGTCCTGGAGGGCGGGCTGCTCGTCGGCGTTGCCGATGATCACGCTGTAGCCGTGCGCCCGCGCCTCGTCCTCGACGGAGCGGGCCAGCTCGGTGAAGTACGGGTTCAGCACATCGCTGATGACCAGGCCGAGGGTGCGGGTCTGCTGGGTGCGCAGGGACCTGGCGACGGCGTTCGGCCGGTAACCGAGGGCCTCCACGGCGGCCATCACCCGGGTGCGGGTGTCGGGCCTGACCGACGGATGGCCGTTGAGTACCCGGGACACCGTGGCGACGGAGACCTCCGCGCCGGCTGCGACGTCCTTGATGCTCGCCATCGCTGGACCACCTCCTTGTGGGCCGCATGGAATCGATTACACGGGAGATTGGAATCGATTACACGGGGAGCGGTCAAGGGGAGCCCGGCACTCCGTAACGCGATCGTGACCGCGCGGCCCGGGTGGCCGGACGGTCGCACCCGCCTCCGCGCACCGGGCTGTCCGACCCCGGCGGTAACGTCGGACCATGTCCAACATGGCAGTGCTGGAAGGGGTCCTGGAGCGGATCACCTACGCCAACGAGGAGAACGGCTACACGGTCGCCCGCGTCGACACCGGCCGCGGTTCCGACCTGCTGACCGTCGTCGGCTCGCTGCTCGGCGCCCAGCCCGGCGAGTCGCTGCGCATGGAGGGCCACTGGGGTTCCCACTCCCAGTACGGCAAGCAGTTCACCGTGGAGAACTACACGACGGTCCTGCCCGCCACCATCCAGGGCATCCGGCGCTATCTCGGTTCCGGGCTGATCAAGGGCATCGGCCCGGTGATGGCCGACCGGATCACCACGCACTTCGGCCTGGACACCCTCGACATCATCGAGCAGGAGCCCAAGCGCCTCATCGAGGTGCCGGGGCTCGGCCCCAAGCGGACGAAGATGATCGCCGCCGCCTGGGAGGAGCAGAAGGCGATCAAGGAAGTGATGATCTTCCTCCAGGGGGTCGGGGTCTCCACCTCCATCGCCGTCCGGATCTACAAGAAGTACGGCGACGCCTCGATCTCCGTCGTGCGGAACGAGCCGTACCGGCTGGCCGCAGACGTCTGGGGCATCGGCTTCCTGACCGCCGACCGCATCGCCCAGGCGGTCGGCATCCCGCACGACTCGCCGGAGCGGGTCAAGGCCGGACTCCAGTACGCGCTCTCCCAGTCCACCGACCAGGGGCACTGCTTCCTCCCGGAGGAGCAGCTGATCTCCGACGCGGTGAAGCTGCTCCAGGTCGACACCGGGCTGGTCATCGACTGCCTGGCCGAGCTGGCCGCGGAGGAGGGGGTCGTGCGGGAGCGGGTGCCCGGACCCGAAGGCGGCGAGGAGCAGGTCACCGCGGTCTATCTGGTGCCCTTCCACCGGGCCGAGATCTCGCTCGCGTCCCAGGTGGTCAGACTCCTGCGCACCGAGCAGGACCGGATGCCCGCCTTCCGTGACGTCGACTGGGACAAGGCGCTGCTCTGGCTGGCCGGGCGCACCGGCGCCGAGCTGGCGCCCGAGCAGCAGGCGGCGGTCCGCCTCGCGCTCACCGAGAAGGTCGCGGTGCTGACCGGCGGCCCCGGCTGCGGCAAGTCCTTCACGGTCCGCTCCGTGGTCGAGCTGGCCCGCGCCAAGCAGGCCAAGGTGCTGCTCGCGGCGCCCACCGGCCGCGCCGCCAAGCGGCTCGCCGAGCTGACGGGGGCCGAGGCGTCCACCGTGCACCGCCTCCTGGAGCTGAAGCCGGGCGGCGACGCCGCGTACGACAGGGACCGCCCGCTCGACGCGGACCTGGTCGTCGTGGACGAGGCGTCGATGCTCGATCTGCTCCTCGCCAACAAGCTGGTCAAGGCCGTCGCCCCGGGCGCGCATCTGCTGCTCGTCGGTGATGTGGACCAGCTGCCGTCCGTCGGCGCGGGCGAGGTGCTGCGCGATCTGCTGTCGGCGACCAGCCCGGCGCCGAACGTCCGGCTGACCCGGATCTTCCGCCAGGCCCAGCAGTCCGGGGTGGTCACCAACGCCCACCGGATCAACTCCGGGGTGCACCCGGTCACCCAGGGCCTGCCGGACTTCTTCCTCTTCGTGGAGGACGAGACCGAGGAGGCGGGGCGGCTCACGGTCGATGTGGCGGCCCGCCGTATCCCGCAGAAGTTCGGGCTGAACCCGCGCCGTGACATCCAGGTCCTGGCCCCCATGCACCGCGGCCCGGCCGGCGCGGGCACGCTCAACGGCCTGCTCCAGCAGGCGATCACCCCGGCCAGACCGGGGCTGCCCGAGAAGCGGTTCGGCGGCCGGGTCTTCCGGGTCGGCGACAAAGTCACCCAGATCCGCAACAACTATGACAAAGGTGCCAATGGGGTCTTCAACGGCACGGTGGGCGTGGTCACTTCGCTCAACCCGGAGGACCAGAAGCTGACGGTGCTCACCGACGAGGACGAGGAGGTGGAGTACGAGTTCGACGAGCTGGACGAGCTGGCGCACGCGTACGCGGTGACCATCCACCGCTCGCAGGGCAGTGAGTACCCCGCCGTGGTCATCCCGGTCACCACGGGTGCCTGGATGATGCTCCAGCGCAACCTGCTCTACACGGCCGTCACCCGGGCGAAGAAGCTCGTCGTCCTGGTCGGCTCCCGGAAGGCGATCGGCCAGGCGGTGCGCACGGTCTCCGCGGGCAGGCGGTTTACCGCGCTGGGCCACAGACTGGCGGGAGGCGGTGCGGACGGAAGACCATGGGAATCGTCACCCCGGGGTTCCGGGACCGGGGTGAAGAGGGCAGGATAAGCAGGTTGGCGGCACTCAGTGCCGCCAAATAGCCCAACGGGCGACCCCGAGTGCACTCTGCTGAGCCAAGTGGGGGATGGTAGAGACAGTCAGGGCACCTCGAAGAAGAGGCACTACGTCGGTGAGGGATGACGTGAGCGAGAACGCTAACAAGGCTGTAGTACTGCGGTACGGCGATGACGAGCACACCTACCCGGTGATCGACAGCACCGTCGGCGACCAGGGCTTCGACATCGGGAAGCTCCGAGCCCAGACCGGGCTGGTCACACTGGACAGCGGATACGGCAACACCGCCGCCTATAAATCCGCGATCACTTACCTCGACGGCGAGCAGGGCATCCTGCGCTATCGCGGGTATCCGATCGAGCAGCTGGCCGAGCAGTCGACCTTCCTCGAGACGGCCTACCTGCTGATCAACGGCGAGCTCCCCCAGGTCGACGAGCTGTCGACCTTCAAGAACGAGATCACCCAGCACACGCTGCTGCACGAGGACGTCAAGCGCTTCTTCGACGGCTTCCCGCGTGACGCGCACCCGATGGCGATGCTGTCCTCGGTGGTGAGCGCGCTGTCCACGTTCTACCAGGACAGCCACAACCCCTTCGACG comes from the Streptomyces sp. NBC_01471 genome and includes:
- a CDS encoding sugar ABC transporter ATP-binding protein, giving the protein MNVPDELLRIEGIRKTFPGVVALDSVDFDLRRGEVHVLLGENGAGKSTLIKMLSGAYRPDSGKIFAEGREVRIHSAQDAERLGIATIYQEFNLVPDLTVAENIFLGRQPRRFGMIDRARMEQDAAGLLARVGLDVAPRTKVRELGIARLQMVEIAKALSLEARVLIMDEPTAVLTSGEVEKLFGLVRALREDGVGIVFITHHLEEIAALGDRVTVIRDGRSIDQVPAGTPEDELVRLMVGRSIEQQYPRERTAAADGPGAEGAPLLSVRGLGRDGVFHDISFEVRAGEVVGIAGLVGAGRTEVARAVFGADPYDTGTVDVVGRRLPRHDVNAAMGAGIGLVPEDRKGQGLLLDASVEENLGLVTLRSATRAGLVDIKGQQAAAARVAGQLGVRMAGLGQHVRTLSGGNQQKVVIGKWLLADTKILILDEPTRGIDVGAKVEIYQLINELTASGHAVLMISSDLPEVLGMSDRVLVMAQGRIAGELPAHEATQDAVMALAVSAATPHNEVKEAEGSRDH
- a CDS encoding ATP-dependent RecD-like DNA helicase — encoded protein: MSNMAVLEGVLERITYANEENGYTVARVDTGRGSDLLTVVGSLLGAQPGESLRMEGHWGSHSQYGKQFTVENYTTVLPATIQGIRRYLGSGLIKGIGPVMADRITTHFGLDTLDIIEQEPKRLIEVPGLGPKRTKMIAAAWEEQKAIKEVMIFLQGVGVSTSIAVRIYKKYGDASISVVRNEPYRLAADVWGIGFLTADRIAQAVGIPHDSPERVKAGLQYALSQSTDQGHCFLPEEQLISDAVKLLQVDTGLVIDCLAELAAEEGVVRERVPGPEGGEEQVTAVYLVPFHRAEISLASQVVRLLRTEQDRMPAFRDVDWDKALLWLAGRTGAELAPEQQAAVRLALTEKVAVLTGGPGCGKSFTVRSVVELARAKQAKVLLAAPTGRAAKRLAELTGAEASTVHRLLELKPGGDAAYDRDRPLDADLVVVDEASMLDLLLANKLVKAVAPGAHLLLVGDVDQLPSVGAGEVLRDLLSATSPAPNVRLTRIFRQAQQSGVVTNAHRINSGVHPVTQGLPDFFLFVEDETEEAGRLTVDVAARRIPQKFGLNPRRDIQVLAPMHRGPAGAGTLNGLLQQAITPARPGLPEKRFGGRVFRVGDKVTQIRNNYDKGANGVFNGTVGVVTSLNPEDQKLTVLTDEDEEVEYEFDELDELAHAYAVTIHRSQGSEYPAVVIPVTTGAWMMLQRNLLYTAVTRAKKLVVLVGSRKAIGQAVRTVSAGRRFTALGHRLAGGGADGRPWESSPRGSGTGVKRAG
- a CDS encoding LacI family DNA-binding transcriptional regulator, producing MASIKDVAAGAEVSVATVSRVLNGHPSVRPDTRTRVMAAVEALGYRPNAVARSLRTQQTRTLGLVISDVLNPYFTELARSVEDEARAHGYSVIIGNADEQPALQDHHIRTLTDRRIDGLLVSPTDGGSPLMLDAVRAGVPMVFVDRWIPGVDVPVVRSDGRGAVRDLVAHLYALGHRRLSIIAGPATTTTGSERVDAFREALREHGLPLPDARIGHGDFQAASGRREAARLLALAEPPDVIFAADNLMALGAMDAIRSHGLRIPQDIALAAFDDIPWFVHTDPPITAIAQPTGELGRAAVRALIDRLEGREPHSAILPAQLVVRRSCGEPPVATGAAGTPPAPGSPRTQPPTSPAPTPNRSDR